One genomic segment of Novosphingobium sp. RL4 includes these proteins:
- a CDS encoding cytochrome c, whose product MKRMLAASLVPALVLAAPALSAGPQVYGARCAMCHKADGAGAPGQFPRLNGRAAQIAGSPAGRAYLVKAVLFGVTGPITVDGRKIGGMMPAMSMMKDQDVADVLNHLVSLGKGGKPVKPFTPAEVKAVRDGGKVPPAAVGKEHVDLAARGVIP is encoded by the coding sequence ATGAAAAGAATGCTCGCCGCGTCGCTCGTTCCGGCGCTTGTCCTCGCCGCGCCCGCACTGTCGGCAGGGCCGCAGGTCTACGGCGCACGCTGCGCGATGTGCCACAAGGCCGATGGGGCCGGCGCTCCAGGCCAGTTTCCGCGCCTCAACGGCCGCGCCGCGCAGATCGCCGGATCGCCGGCGGGCCGTGCCTATCTCGTCAAGGCCGTGCTGTTCGGCGTGACCGGCCCGATCACCGTGGACGGCCGGAAGATCGGCGGAATGATGCCGGCGATGAGCATGATGAAGGACCAGGATGTGGCAGACGTGCTCAACCACCTCGTGTCGCTGGGCAAGGGCGGCAAGCCGGTGAAACCGTTCACGCCAGCCGAGGTCAAGGCCGTGCGCGATGGGGGCAAGGTGCCGCCTGCGGCTGTCGGCAAGGAACATGTGGACCTCGCCGCCAGGGGCGTGAT